CAGTCTCGACCAGGGATTGTCCGAGAAACGATTGTTGAACGAAAAATGTCCGGCCCCTTTAACCTCAAGGAAGTACTTGGGCGGCGATACGTTTCTGTAAATCTTGGCCGAAAGGTCCGACATCTTTTGGGAGCCGCGCTGTTGGTTTTCTTCCCGTTCTCCCATAAACAGCATGGTTGAAATCCGCACCCCGGCAAGCTCGTCTTCCCGGAAGAGATACCCACCGGCCCCCGTCGAGAATAACAATAGGGCCTTGATGCGGGGATCGTGGCGATCCTTGATGGTTCCGCAGAGTCCCAGCGCCGTGAATCCGCCCAAAGAGTGCCCCCCGACTGCGATGCGATCTTTGTCGATGAGCTTCCCGAAGGGATCGGAAGCCAGCATGTTGTCCAGCACGAGGCTCATCTCGTTCAGCCGGTACAGGTACCGGTCTCTGTCGTCTGGACCGGAAGCGGCTATCTCCCTGGCCTGTTGCAGTAAGCCGCGACGGTCGAAGTGCTTCTCTTGACCGGTCCGTATGCGGACGGCCGAGTGCTTGTCGTGGTGGTCCGGACAGGCCACGATCCAGCCCCGAGCGGCGAGGGCTTCGGTGAAGAATACCGAGCCGAGTCCACCGCCCCCGTATCCGTGGGAAAAGACCAATAAAGGATATAGGCAGCCTTCGGCACGGGGTGCTGCATCGACCGCGACATTGCCGCTGGTCGGTCCCCCGTAGGTGTGGGGTTTCGGCTGCGCCGCGGTCGGATACCAGACAGCCACGGTGAGCCTTTGCTCCTGCCCGTCCTTTCGATACTTGAAATCAATGGCCTGATAGCCGACATTAAACAGGGGCTGGGCTGCTGTTTCCCTGGCGTTCGAGGCTTCGACCTGGCAGATCAGGATGGTGAAAACAAGGAAAACACCAACCAAACGTCCAATCAGCGAGTAGACTGTTTCCGCCCTCCGGTTTCTTACCATACCGAAACCGCACCGGTGTCGCCAAGATTTCTCATGTTCAATCCTTAGTGGTTATCCTGTTCTCACCCGCACTATCGGTCCTTTGACCTATATTTACAATTCATCGCCCAAAATCGGTTTACGTTTTGGACCAATGTAACTTGCCCTATCATTTCCTTAATGAATGCTCAAGAGCGGTCCTTCTGTTCTCAAGCTCCTTCAGTTCTTTCTTGTGATCGGATATCTCTTTTTTGATCTTTCGTAACTCGGTCTCAGCCTTGACTCTCACCAGGTAGTCCTTTCCAAGCTCCTCGGATATATACTTTTCGAGTTGGTTCCTCAAGACTCTGAGGTAAGGGTTTCCCCACATTGCTCCGTCTCGATATTCAAGTTTGGCGGCCCGTATGCCCCTCACAATGAAGTCTCGGTCGACTCCATATTCCTTCTTCGCCGTCACATCGCTTAGAGTTGCTCCTTTGAGATTCCATTCACCGTATTCTGCCATGTTTTATCCTTGGACCGAACGCCCCGGATCAGCCGCGGCGTAGCGAGTCGCGCTGCATCCGGTTATGAAGCCTTTTCCCGTTGCCATTGCGCAGCCCTTATTGCCGTGATTTGTTGAAAAAATTCCCGGTCGTGCCATAAAGAAAAAACGCCTTTGCCAACTAACTCGGAAAGGTCCACATCCCCAGTTTCCTTGATAGTGAGAACATCCTGACCCAGACGTCTTAATTCTTCAACCACCGGATAGGGAAAATTTTCATTGGCATACAATCTTCCCATATCAGGCTGACTCGTTTTCTGCTATCTGTTTGTCTATTTCCTCACGATGGGAACGATAATAAGCCCAAGCATTGCTTAGATCTTCTGCCCGTAATGCTGGATAGCACCGGAGCAGATCGGCCTCACTTGTTCCCAGGCGCCTGGCCTGGACAAGCAGCCAGACCGGGATACGGGTCCGGACGATGCACGGTTCCCCCCCACAGACCTCAGAGATGATGTCTATCCCGGGAAAGGCATCCCCCATGTCCCGAACTACCCACTGGAGAATTTGAGCTTTTTCTGCTCTGGTTAGCCCTGACAAAATTTCTTCAACCTTTTCAAGAGAACTCATGATTATTTTTCTCCCTAAGAGGTTTTAAGCAAGTAAAACGATTGTTCACTCCATTAAATCCTGAAATCAATTAAAAATTTTAAAATAATAAGGGATTGATGGTCAAGGAGAAAAATGGGTTGGTTGGTGAGCCGAACCCACTGTGGCTTGGGACGAGATCTCAGAAGCAAAAAAATCCTGAGGGGAGATGGGGTTTCCTCTAATGGCAGGCCAAGAAGTTTTTTTAAGCGGCTATTCTCATCCCTCAATCGAGCGCATTCGCTTAACGCTTGATCAAGTTGTTTTTGAAGTTCCTCAGAATTTATTTTGGGCATTATTAGACCCGAATTTCTGCCGAATATTTTCAATAGGCACCCAAGGGGGAATTCGTCTTATTTCTCAGCGGAAGATCGTATAAATTCCTCGGGAGTTAAAACCGGTCCTTGAAAAATAGTTTCAAAATGCAAATTGTCCCAGGAAATCATTGTCCGGCAAAAAGGCGTGTGTTTCTTGGCAACTGAAATCATCAAGGCATCGCCAAGCGATGTCCGGGTTTTGAGCATATCAAATATCTCTCTAATTTCAACCTCGGGAAATTTCACATCCAGGCTGGGAAAAGGAAGCACAGCCACTTGGTATTTTTGTTGGAAATAGGACCATAATTCGGTCAACTGTTTTTCGTTGAGATTAAAGGAGAGAATGCCGCAGAGTTCCAATAAATTGACTACGGTCGTAAAGCCGTTTCTCTTTTTGGCTATGTAATCG
This sequence is a window from Deltaproteobacteria bacterium. Protein-coding genes within it:
- a CDS encoding DUF433 domain-containing protein translates to MMSSLEKVEEILSGLTRAEKAQILQWVVRDMGDAFPGIDIISEVCGGEPCIVRTRIPVWLLVQARRLGTSEADLLRCYPALRAEDLSNAWAYYRSHREEIDKQIAENESA
- a CDS encoding PIN domain-containing protein codes for the protein MGSKSDLVLIDTNIFVIDLRYKRDVKFNSNRVFLDYIAKKRNGFTTVVNLLELCGILSFNLNEKQLTELWSYFQQKYQVAVLPFPSLDVKFPEVEIREIFDMLKTRTSLGDALMISVAKKHTPFCRTMISWDNLHFETIFQGPVLTPEEFIRSSAEK